The following is a genomic window from Hippoglossus stenolepis isolate QCI-W04-F060 chromosome 14, HSTE1.2, whole genome shotgun sequence.
CGTACCCAGCGTTATGGGCGGGCAGCAGGGGGCCAGGCCTGCCCATCTGTGAATTTGGCCCCCCTAGGGgaaacagaattattattatattgtcaTATTAGTTTGTggaataacattttttatttggggTTGGAAGTCTGCATGAATTGGCTGTGTCTGATTATGTAAGGTCAAACTGCACCCCCTGCTGCTGATCTGCGATGGTTTTGAGTTGCGTGTACCAACGTTAGTGACGTCAACTTCTCAAGAGTTTACCATCTTTTTTCAGTAGCATATCATGCTTTGCTTTGGCCATCGTCTGGTTAGCTAGCTTTAAGTACTAGCAATAGTGTTTTGCCATGAAATGGATATAAGAAAATGGTTTTACAGCTTGTGAACACTGGGTGAGAGTGTTTTTAGGCCCTGTGCACCGAAAATGTGTTCATGGTGCTGAGTGAGTGACTGGAGTGCGCTGAGCAGGCGAAGGCTACTATTAGCCTAACTGGAACCACTCCTGTTGATTGCGAATTCACTGTCGCCCGACAGCTCATTCTCAAACCCACTGACAGTTCCACACTTCCAGATGCTGGGAAATGGACATTGAAAACACTGCTCAGTGATTTGCAGAGGGCCCTTGAGGCAATGCCAAGTGTCCTCACAGCATTTAAGGTTGCCCTAACCTTCAGAGCTTCCACTGATTTATGTGAGAACTCTTTTCcactttgaaaaatgtgttcACTGACCACAGAAGAAGCATGTCACATCCCAGGAAAGCTCATTTAATTCAACTTGTTTGTGAGAAGGACCTAGCCAAGAAATGCAAGACAGAGTGGAAAGACATTTTCCACTCATCTGGGAAGCCCCGGCTGCAGCTTTATTAGACTTTCGTAAAGTTGGACATGCCTGAGCTATAGATGTGCAGTAAGTTGGCCATAGTCCCTCAAATAaatttttgttttcctgaacGGTCTTCCAGGTCACATAAAGATGAAATATTCGGTCTTTTCACTGTATATTTGCCAATATTGAATAATAGGATTGTGAGacagtaaaatgaaagaaatgccCCCAGCGCTGCACTCTGTCCATAATCCGGCTTGTTCGATGTGTagtgctgtccatggtgctgatgCAACTGTCAGGATGTCGCTGTtttaatgactttatttttcacaaatAACTGACTAAAGGCCTCTGACTATTTGTGAATAAATTGTAAGGTTTATTAGACCAAATGACTTACTTACATACTTGTCATTCTTATAAATAATAGGCTGCACTATCAGGTCCCATTCATATTGACAAACGAATTTCAAGTTTTATCGTTAAAAATAGCCCACAGGATATAGTAAATAAGTGTGTCATTTCATGGTAgtcttttaatatatattatatatatttgattgtcAGGGCCCGCCTATAAAAGCCAAAGGCCCGGCCAGTTACTTTCTTCTGGCTCCGGGATTGTGCAGTGGGCTCAGTTTTACAGTTAGAGAGGAAAGATACTATATCCTCTAAAACTAGATCACTGTTACCAGTCATGTTATGTTTGCTGTCAGAAAGGGTGCTCAAAGGTAGGTTATATTCAGACAAGAGCAAACCCGGTGTTGTGCAGAGTTCTTCCTGCCCGCTGAGAACTGCGTAAACCTCGCGGGAGCACGCACAGCTACAAGGAAAAGACGCAACAAGATGTAACCATCTCTACGGCAATGTACTGTTTAAATGCTTAATATCTAATCTAATAATAAACAACACTTAAAATCAAAGTGTGAtaggaaaaaatgtgttttagcaAATGCTTTATTTGATTGAGTTAGGCAGTTTGGGATTTTTCCACCAACAAACTCATCCTCAGAAATACTGACTGATCAGATCGATTGCAAGAAAATTCTTCTTCAACTGAGtcttgtatagcccatattcacaaattacaatttgtctcataggactcaacaaggtgtgacatcctctgtcctttgCCCTCAGCAAGAGTGcagaaaaactaccaaaaactagaaacctcagagatccctctcccaggacagacagaagtgcaatggatgctAGTCTGACGTTCTCTAATCTAGACAGAGTCTTATCACATGACGATGGTTGACATGGAGTCAACAGATGTTAAAAAGGTTCTGGATGACGTGTCAACGTAGGCAtgacaacacacaacagacatgTCAACATTTCTGTGAGAGAATGGGctagcaagagagagagagaagtgctgctgcacacagaaaacaatggATACAAACAGAGTTTGGGGATCTTTTGTTATGAGAAATATAAAGCAATTACAGATCGTTATGAAACTGTGTGAGATGAAAACTGATATTcaaaatgaaccaaacaagattTATGTccataaaaaaggaaaaagacgaTGTGGCCGGTGGGCAAATGATATAATCGGTATGTGCCTTAACACTTATAACACTGGTAACCCCATTGTCCACTACTGAGTAGCAGCATTACTTGCTGCGTGTCTGAGCATGTGACACGTGGAATAGACCATTACATGGCTGCATTAAATTAAGCAATGCTGCCATCTACAGTGCTGAGAGCATTGTAGACGATGCAGTCTGAGTGCGCTCTGCTGGACAAACTAAGTATTAAAAGTACTAAAAAATTAAAGTTCTCCTTTTGGCAcatatctgcaaacataaacGTCTGAGAAAAGGCTCATATCATATCAAAGGTTTTCCTTGTTTGCCTTATATTTGTAATGCTTGTCTTAATAACGGTTGGCAAACAACTTataggtgcattaccgccaccttctggaAAGGAGTGTGGTTCAGCAAGGTTATTAAATACAATTGGGTTAAATTCTTCTTCTAATTCCCGTGTTTTCAAAAAATCTGAGTACAGTCCTGTATTATACGTCAGCTGGCATTTCTCTAATACCCAGTGTCAAGTCCTCTGGAGTGTCACTCGGAGTTCCTGGGTCTGTTGCTGGTATATTCATTGTCTTCAAACATTTGagccacagagggagagagaacttGTTTGGACGTGTGTTCTGGGCTCAAACAATAAACCGTGTCCAATGAGTTGTATACCTTTGAGAACCCATTTATTGACATCACTACAATGTTAGTgttgttcatcatcatcatcattattgtgTCCACCTTAGCAAATAAGAACCAGTGCATATTCCAGTTCATCACAGGCCAGTGTCCATTAGCAAATTCATTTAAACACAATGTAACCACACACCACTCTGACCCAGTCAAATAACAGTTTACTTCCCCATCACACAGGGGAGGCCTGCTGCTCCTCACCTGGAGCTGAGCCATGTGCACTTCCTTTGAAACTGCTCCTTCCAGTGTTCAAATAATATACTACATGTGGTCCCCGGGGGACTGCAGaaacataacataaaacaaAAGCTATATTATGGCTCCATCCCTTTACAACAGCATTACTCCCTGGATCCTCCATATGCATGCTCTCCACCACTTCTTCCACACCTCTGCTTCCCCTTGCACACAGACCCAGTCGTTTCATGTCCAGTAGGTGTGCAGTCAGTGATGCTCTGAACTCAAACCCACCAGTCATTGCTAGAAGTTATGCAGCAGAGTGTTTTATAGCAGCTGGAGTTTCAGAAATGAAGCATTTTGAATATGCATTTTGTAATTTCTCTAAAGTGATACATTACAAATGACTTATTTACAAAATATGTGCAGTCAGTGATGATCTTAACTCAAACCCACCAGTTTATTAGCAGAAGTTGTGCAGCAAAGTGTTTTATAGCAGCTGGAGTGTCAGAAATGAAGCATTTTGAATATTATGCATTTTGTAATTTCTCTAAAATGACTGATTTTCGAGTTTCAGACTTAATCCCGAGCcccttttgtatttgtttttgaaagcCGGGTGTCGCTAACTCTGCAGGTCAGGTCGCTCCGGACACTTTCAGTTCTTCTAAAGGCTGGAGCACGGGGCCACTGGCCATGTAGAGCCGGCTGGTTTGAGCACAGAGAAGCGGAGGACCGATAACAGAGTGTGGACTTcagcctggacacacacacacacacacacacacggtccaCAGTGACAGGGTCAGGGGAGAAGGCGGAAGAAGAAGCTCGCAGTGCGACAGTCGTCAAGCGGTGTCGGAGAGTAGCAGCGAGCGGTATATGATGGTTACCCACACAGCCGGGAGGGCAGGCTGGCTGTGAGCGAACCTCGAACCGCGACCACTTTTCTTCTTGTCGGTGAAAAACAGGTACGTGTAGCCCCCCCGGCGTGACTCCTCGCACCCGACAACCAActcaccccccccacacacacacacacacgccatgcTAACTGCTAACTGACAACGTTAGCCCACCAGCTAGCACGCCTCGCCCGTGTTAGCGAGCGAGGCACACGGAGATTCTCGTAACATGTTGTGGTTTGACATGTTGTGGTTTCACAGCCACACCCGCTGGTGTCGAAACGGGGAGTATTTCTGAAACCAAGCCCGTGAAAGGACTTCTCTCGTAAACACGCCGCTACTAACATTGTCCTGTGGCACTTCCTGGATTCCTGAGTATTGAAGTAAGGACATTTACATAGTGGCTTGTCTTCTCagtcacctgtgtgtgtgtgtgtctgtgtgtggggggagcAGTCAACAGCGACTGTAGATGAACCTGCTGTTACTCTGATGGAGTCTAACCTCACATTAAATGATGGCTTTTCCGTTTGTAATGTCACCTGTGGAGACGGTAGGTCATTACTGttgtgatggtgatggtggtgttAATGGCAGCGGCTCGTACACGtcttgtcttcctctctctctcaggtgtcTGGGCTGCACAGAGCTGCACTGTGGGTCATCACCTTCACTGCTTAGTCGTCAATGTGACGGACCGCACCAGCGACACATCCAGCCTCACTATGGGTCAGGACAGGGGCAAGTTTGACTTCTACATCGGCCTGGGGTTGGCCGTCAGTTCCAGCATCTTCATCGGAGGCAGCTTCATCCTCAAGAAGAAAGGGCTGCTGCGGCTGGCGAGGAAGGGGTCCATGCGGGCGGGTACGGACCCTTTTTCTGATctgttttaacttcacaaaTAACCTGACACCAGGAAACGCGTTAGGCTTTGTCAGGTGCGATCGGGCACTCCCTGATGCAGTTGAGCAACGCTGAAAGGAAGCTAAGAGGTCAAACCACTGGTGACAGATTTGAAATACAAGATGACATTTCTGGCCTGCCTGGTTCTTTCCACatgtgaagagtgtgtgtgtgtgtgtgtgtgtgtatgtgagtaaaCAAGACACTCTTAACAACTCTTGTAATCATTAACCTCATTACTTTTTCACTTGACCTTTAACTCGTATCCAGGGCAGCTGTCAGGTCTACATAATTCATGGtatttaaatgtgctataatatttctttgtttcctctccaggCCAGGGTGGTCATGCATATCTAAAAGAGTGGCTATGGTGGGCTGGTTTATTATCAAGTAAGTGATGACACTGGATTCAAATATTCACAGGTTAAGTCGTGTGTGGATGACAAGTTTGGAGCAGAATTTAAGTTTGTTAAAAACATTGGTCAGACTTCTCAGTTTCATGTAACCGTTTCAGTTAAAGGATATTTAAAATGATAGTTGTAAATACCGTTGAAAACCCTTCCACCTAACCTCGATGTCTAAAAATATCAAACCAAGTTTAACTCGTATTGCCAATCCCCTGCAAATTACAACACCGGTGCGTGCATGCAAATCTTTCTTTGTACTGAATATAGTTACAACAcacattaagtgtgtgtgttcagtagAGTAAGCCTCAGGCAGTATTTCAGTGTCTGCCTTCATTACGACATAGTGATCCTTCTCGTATTCACCTGGATGTGTGTTGATCCCTGGCAGTGGGGGCCGGTGAAGCAGCCAACTTCGCAGCCTATGCCTTCGCTCCTGCGACTCTGGTGACGCCACTGGGAGCCCTCAGTGTGCTTGTGAGGTACGGACGATTCACTGCAATAACCATGTCCGAcaatttccccttttttcctttccttgtttgtgtttccttggGTTTGTGTAGTGGAGTCATTGTGACTGACTGTATATTATCATATTGCAGTGCGGTGCTGTCGTCCTACTTCCTCACAGAACGGCTAAACCTGCATGGGAAGCTCGGCTGCCTGCTCAGTATCCTGGGCTCCACCAACATGGTGATTCATGCGCCGCAGGAGGAAGAGATCAACAGCCTCGAGGACATGGCCAAGAAGCTGGTTGACCCAGGTACAGTACAAGCTGTGCTTCAGGGGTCCTGTCCATGTGTTTTACCTGAGTTTTGCTTCTTACTTTACCACAACATTTAAACACTAAAGCAAATATtcaagtgaaaataaaatatactgtTTTTGAATTTACCCAAGGGAAATAGTTGAGAATGGcactatttttttaattcaagacTTAAAATAACTAATCTGTCCAGATGTATATTATCATTCATTGAATCtaacttaaaaccttccttttttttctccaggtttttttgtctttgcaacTCTTGTCATCATCGTTGCGGTCATCTTCATATTTGTTGTGGCTCCACGCCACGGTCAGACCAATATCCTTGTGTATATCACCATCTGCTCGGTAATCGGGGCACTATCAGTATCCTGTGTCAAAGGACTGGGCATCGCCATAAAGGAAGCGATCGCTGGGAAACCTGTTGTGGGAAACCCGCTAGCGTGGTTCTTGCTTCTGAGTCTGGTGGCCTGTGTGAGCACGCAGATCAACTACCTGAACAAGGCTCTGGACATATTCAACACGTCCCTGGTGACGCCCATCTATTACGTGTTCTTCACCATGTCAGTGCTCACCTGCTCCGCCATCCTCTTCAAGGAGTGGGAGCACATGGGCACAGGCGACGTGATCGGCACTCTCAGTGGCTTCCTCACGATCATCGTGGGTATCTTCCTGCTCCATGCCTTCAAAGACATCAGCGTCAGCCTGTCTACTCTCGCTGTGTCAATGAGGAAGGAAGAGCGGGCCTTTCCTGCGGCCAATGGCTCGGCCTCCCACAGCACCTATGAACTGCTACATAATGAGTCCACTGAGGGCGTGGAGGACAGAGAAATGGGTTTGCCTTTTGATAGCCTCTCTAGAAGAAACGGGGCAATGACGACCTTGTTGGATCATTAAGGAACTTCTGTTTTTCCTGTCGCCCGACAGACCAGTAATGGCGTTGTTGCGGTGTATGTGAACAATAAGACAATCAGCTGTATGTGAAGAGTGACTTGGACGGACCAGTggattgtatttattgtttaatttgcCTTACTTTTCTCCGAATATGACCTGCTCATATTCAGTTGCAGTTAGAACTTAATTTCATTCCTCTGTAGCGTTGTAAATAtgagttttttaaaagaaatgttttgttataTGTACATGCATATCCATGCACTGACTTACTTTCTATAAATCAAAGAAAAGTTTTAATATATCTTCTACAGGAGCCCCTTCTGACAGGACTATATTAAAAAGGACACTAACTATGATTTGGGTTTGTCGTGATACTTGAAAGTAACAACAGTTTTTCTTGGGCGTCGTTCTGAACTCTTTTTGTAGCGTTTACATGAAAAGCTACAAAGATGAACTAATAgatttgtttcatatttattgaattaaaaggatttaaaacatttgGAACACAAGGCACAAAGAATAAATGCTTAACATGAGTATGAGCTTTGTTACTTTTCAATTTCCTTTAAGCTGTTTAGCATGCATGTTCAACAGTATAGAAAATACAAGTTTACTTTCACCCCCCACTTAAAATAGGTTACTGTTCACCCTTAATCCACCACTGCAAACCCTTAAATATTTATCTGATAAAACTAATTTCCTTTCCCTCATCTATAGCTTTATGCaagtataaaaaaagaatagCTCATTCATAAAAGGGGAGATATCTATCATTTAAGGCACAAGTGAATACAAAAAAAGTGGCCCCACTTCCTTACATTTTATGGTTCTTAGTTAATAAAGACCATAAGTAAATGAGGAATAATTGTAGATGCTGGCAGTGTTTGGAACCTCACGCTGCTCCACAGTATCCACACCTCAGCTGCTGGCAAGTGACTGGTGTATCGGAGGCTGGAAGCATCGAACGTGTTCAACCGGCatgttctctccatctccagACTTCATGTACTTGTTCAGGATGGCAAATATCTCATTGTTGAGCATCTGGAATTTGCGGATTCTGTCGACCATTTTCTTAAGTGGctgaaaggaaaatgaaaaatatggaCACACTGAGTATCTTGTGATTTCAAGAAAAACACTTTCCTATTCTTTTTATAATCATTTTTGTACAGAAAAAGCATGAGATTGAAAGTTTTGCTCAGTATTCCATGAGACTAAGTATTGTTTTTCGGCTTTTATggaatatttcaacattttataaacTTCGCTTTCTTGCCAGGAGTAAATAAGACACCATTTATGTCCAGTTGCTTAATTTGAAGCTACAACCAACAACTAATTAGCTTAACATAAGAACATGAGGCACCACACAATTTTAAGTTTGCTGTCACTGTTTttaaggtcaaataaaaaaaattatgaatattaGATTACTGACAACCATGGTGGTCCATATGAAGCGTGCGAGGTGTTAAGCTGCCATTTCAGAGTAGTTACGGAACATGACAGTATTTCTAATCCTCATGTTTCTAACTTACCACACTCTTGATAACCTCATCCTTGCCGTCGTGTTTCTGCACCTTCAGGAGGTGGTAGCTGAAGTCTAGGATGTCGAAGCGTCTCTGCTGTCCCAGCAGGGCGATGATCATGCAGCCGGCCCAGTGGAGGCCGTCTCCGAAGCACTGCCTGGAAAACAAGAATGTTGCTGTTAGTTAAGCTGCGATGCTTTAAATCCCATTTGGCGGTACAGACGCGCGCTCTGATGCACTCACTCCACTGTGAACTCGTGGGCACCCACAGGGATGCAGTACACAAACTGCATCGCACTCCAGAGACGGTGGAACTCCACACACTCGTCCACGTGCATTACGCCGTTGCCGGGCAGCGGTCCACGCCAGATGGTGTCCTCCAGGAAGCCTCGCACACGCGTGAGGATGACTTCGAACATGGACAAACCGCAGCACAGCCTCTCTTTGGTCAAAAGGTCGCCCTCACGAGCAATGGCTATTTGCTGAAAGAGAAGTGAAGCAGGAGACATGTTGGAGGATTCACTCTTAACACGACTGAGGGTCGACACATTCCAGAGATCGGGTCCTGCTCGTTTCCAGACGGACTGTACCTGTGGGGTGCCGAGGCGTTCGATCAGAGGAACCAAATGCAGAGCTGTGTATTTGGCTTCCAAACGCTTCATCTTTGCATCCAAGCGTTCCCCCTCTACAcagtgaggaaaagaaaatccagtCATACATCCAATGtacatataatatattattatccAGTGTTCAAAGTCTGATATATATTATAcgttcatgttttgttttaccACTAGGAAAGTTGCAACAAAGCCATCTCAAGttgctgacatcatcacttataaaccaattcatagtttttaatgtgaacttgttAAATGTTACAAACTGCATGTCCATCCAGCACCTCACACCATCGTTTTTAGCCAATACACGTTTTTCTTGATTAACCTGATACCTTACAAAAAAATTGACATTCCTGTCACACctgatcttttttctttgcgCTTCAGCACTATGCAAATATTGGAAAGTGAGTCAAGGTTCTGTTTAAATGCTCTAATCGCATAAATATAACCTGTTGTTTACAGCgtccatgttttttccacaaacacttaaaaaataGGACCTTCTGAGGAGCACGTGGATGCACAGAAAGCCCCGTAAAAGTCCTGTTTCCTAAAAACTACGCTACACGAATGAGCCACAACATTCAAATAGTTTTAATGTTTGGCTGATCGGTGCATTTGTTTACACAGTTACAGTTTAGCAGCTGTGTGGAGCGGAGAAGGGTTTTCACTCCTCTCCTCATTCTTTACACAATTATTTCAGTCTCTTTATTTCCTTCCAACAAGCAACAAGTTGTAC
Proteins encoded in this region:
- the nipa2 gene encoding magnesium transporter NIPA2 isoform X1; the encoded protein is MESNLTLNDGFSVCNVTCGDGVWAAQSCTVGHHLHCLVVNVTDRTSDTSSLTMGQDRGKFDFYIGLGLAVSSSIFIGGSFILKKKGLLRLARKGSMRAGQGGHAYLKEWLWWAGLLSMGAGEAANFAAYAFAPATLVTPLGALSVLVSAVLSSYFLTERLNLHGKLGCLLSILGSTNMVIHAPQEEEINSLEDMAKKLVDPGFFVFATLVIIVAVIFIFVVAPRHGQTNILVYITICSVIGALSVSCVKGLGIAIKEAIAGKPVVGNPLAWFLLLSLVACVSTQINYLNKALDIFNTSLVTPIYYVFFTMSVLTCSAILFKEWEHMGTGDVIGTLSGFLTIIVGIFLLHAFKDISVSLSTLAVSMRKEERAFPAANGSASHSTYELLHNESTEGVEDREMGLPFDSLSRRNGAMTTLLDH
- the nipa2 gene encoding magnesium transporter NIPA2 isoform X2, translated to MGQDRGKFDFYIGLGLAVSSSIFIGGSFILKKKGLLRLARKGSMRAGQGGHAYLKEWLWWAGLLSMGAGEAANFAAYAFAPATLVTPLGALSVLVSAVLSSYFLTERLNLHGKLGCLLSILGSTNMVIHAPQEEEINSLEDMAKKLVDPGFFVFATLVIIVAVIFIFVVAPRHGQTNILVYITICSVIGALSVSCVKGLGIAIKEAIAGKPVVGNPLAWFLLLSLVACVSTQINYLNKALDIFNTSLVTPIYYVFFTMSVLTCSAILFKEWEHMGTGDVIGTLSGFLTIIVGIFLLHAFKDISVSLSTLAVSMRKEERAFPAANGSASHSTYELLHNESTEGVEDREMGLPFDSLSRRNGAMTTLLDH